The Acropora muricata isolate sample 2 chromosome 5, ASM3666990v1, whole genome shotgun sequence genome includes a window with the following:
- the LOC136916687 gene encoding uncharacterized protein isoform X3 — translation MNQLASLLSVWSLCCCFQENLIESFIPECASGQMTVQWPNGTFKQCLHCEHCHPGRGLYPHKCGDTVTFPAKIECKKCDSGKTYSDTYDSSRCKLCHSCAEHEDVTKNCTLSSDTKCNKTCNSDYFFNKPQQGCKRCSYCCLDGKDEEQPQCINKGLKAVNRYCSPRPDRSCNPSTPKGSVIPTESRSSPKHLNEPTSQQNGKIVWILSCVGTALLLGLIILLCYLWRKTRNTGNGQNNVQAESNLEGRCAQYEPREDRHTLTLQDPGSLVVQLNCAYDESPASTPEGHHKRILRTAGESARMSIHANKGVGGDVSDNFAGKGQSWPPEEVNITLFPDSSKNSQAGSRVEFHCTVRGCQQVLYRWFKDGQELPGKDNSTLILDPLEVRHFGFYYCEVRRGKSHELSSVDSKLVELDVTPAGGKSYRRLAEVFDSDLNLRETVANTLEEEIGLCRKAYRQVAFQYKMKGIDRLERCKNPGEAVLDFLKSTQPDLTVYHFCKVLKDENIRRLDIVNKLLDYLI, via the exons ATGAACCAGCTCGCCAGCTTGTTGTCTGTCTGGAGTTTATGTTGCTGCTTTCAAGAG AATTTGATTGAGAGTTTCATCCCCGAGTGTGCATCAGGCCAAATGACAGTCCAGTGGCCAAATGGTACCTTTAAACAATGTTTGCATTGTGAGCATTGTCACCCAGGCCGTGGATTGTACCCACACAAATGTGGTGACACTGTAACATTTCCAGCaaaaattgagtgcaaaaaatGTGACAGTGGAAAGACATATTCAGACACATATGACAGTAGCAGGTGTAAGCTCTGTCACTCATGCGCAGAGCATGAGGATGTAACAAAAAATTGCACCCTCAGCTCAGACACTAAATGCAATAAGACTTGCAACTCTGACTATTTCTTCAACAAGCCACAGCAGGGTTGCAAAAGGTGTTCTTACTGTTGTTTGGATGGCAAGGATGAGGAACAACCGCAGTGCATCAATAAGGGATTAAAAGCTGTTAATCGTTATTGCAGTCCCAGACCAGATCGCTCATGTAACCCAAGTACTCCAAAAGGTTCAGTGATACCTACTGAATCAAGGAGTTCACCTAAGCATCTGAATGAGCCAACATCGCaacaaaatggcaaaattgtgtGGATACTGTCATGTGTGGGAACTGCCTTATTGCTTGGACTGATCATTCTCCTCTGTTATCTATGGAGGAAGACCAGGAACACAGGGAATGGACAAAATAATGTCCAAGCTGAATCAAACCTAGAGGGAAGATGTGCTCAATATGAACCAAGAGAAGACAGGCATA CATTGACATTACAAGACCCAGGATCGCTAGTAGTACAACTGAATTGTGCATATGACGAGTCACCTGCATCCACTCCAGAAGGACATCATAAAAGAATACTTCGCactg caggTGAGAGTGCAAGAATGAGTATACATGCTAACAAAGGTGTTGGAGGTGACGTGTCTGACAATTTTGCTGGAAAAG GCCAGTCTTGGCCTCCAGAAGAGGTAAACATCACGTTGTTTCCAGACAGTTCAAAAAATTCACAGGCTGGTTCAAGAGTGGAATTTCATTGCACAGTGAGAGGATGTCAACAAGTGCTTTATCGGTGGTTTAAAGATGGGCAAGAGTTACCGGGAAAAGATAATTCTACCCTTATTCTTGATCCACTCGAAGTTCGGCACTTTGGCTTTTATTATTGTGAAGTGAGAAGAGGCAAAAGCCATGAATTAAGTTCCGTGGATTCGAAATTGGTAGAGCTCGACGTCACACCAGCTGGAGGAAAAA GCTACAGAAGGCTAGCAGAGGTTTTTGACAGTGATTTAAATTTAAGAGAGACCGTGGCAAATACGCTTGAGGAGGAGATCGGTTTATGCAGGAAAGCATACAGACAAGTTGCATTCCAGTACAAGATGAAAGGTATTGATCGCCTTGAGCGATGCAAAAATCCAGGAGAAGCCGTCCTTGACTTTCTAAAATCAACCCAACCGGACTTAACTGTTTACCACTTCTGTAAGGTACTCAAGGACGAAAATATAAGACGGCTTGATATTGTAAATAAATTGTTAGATTACCTTATCTGA
- the LOC136916687 gene encoding uncharacterized protein isoform X4 gives MNQLASLLSVWSLCCCFQENLIESFIPECASGQMTVQWPNGTFKQCLHCEHCHPGRGLYPHKCGDTVTFPAKIECKKCDSGKTYSDTYDSSRCKLCHSCAEHEDVTKNCTLSSDTKCNKTCNSDYFFNKPQQGCKRCSYCCLDGKDEEQPQCINKGLKAVNRYCSPRPDRSCNPSTPKGSVIPTESRSSPKHLNEPTSQQNGKIVWILSCVGTALLLGLIILLCYLWRKTRNTGNGQNNVQAESNLEGRCAQYEPREDRHTLTLQDPGSLVVQLNCAYDESPASTPEGHHKRILRTGESARMSIHANKGVGGDVSDNFAGKGQSWPPEEVNITLFPDSSKNSQAGSRVEFHCTVRGCQQVLYRWFKDGQELPGKDNSTLILDPLEVRHFGFYYCEVRRGKSHELSSVDSKLVELDVTPAGGKSYRRLAEVFDSDLNLRETVANTLEEEIGLCRKAYRQVAFQYKMKGIDRLERCKNPGEAVLDFLKSTQPDLTVYHFCKVLKDENIRRLDIVNKLLDYLI, from the exons ATGAACCAGCTCGCCAGCTTGTTGTCTGTCTGGAGTTTATGTTGCTGCTTTCAAGAG AATTTGATTGAGAGTTTCATCCCCGAGTGTGCATCAGGCCAAATGACAGTCCAGTGGCCAAATGGTACCTTTAAACAATGTTTGCATTGTGAGCATTGTCACCCAGGCCGTGGATTGTACCCACACAAATGTGGTGACACTGTAACATTTCCAGCaaaaattgagtgcaaaaaatGTGACAGTGGAAAGACATATTCAGACACATATGACAGTAGCAGGTGTAAGCTCTGTCACTCATGCGCAGAGCATGAGGATGTAACAAAAAATTGCACCCTCAGCTCAGACACTAAATGCAATAAGACTTGCAACTCTGACTATTTCTTCAACAAGCCACAGCAGGGTTGCAAAAGGTGTTCTTACTGTTGTTTGGATGGCAAGGATGAGGAACAACCGCAGTGCATCAATAAGGGATTAAAAGCTGTTAATCGTTATTGCAGTCCCAGACCAGATCGCTCATGTAACCCAAGTACTCCAAAAGGTTCAGTGATACCTACTGAATCAAGGAGTTCACCTAAGCATCTGAATGAGCCAACATCGCaacaaaatggcaaaattgtgtGGATACTGTCATGTGTGGGAACTGCCTTATTGCTTGGACTGATCATTCTCCTCTGTTATCTATGGAGGAAGACCAGGAACACAGGGAATGGACAAAATAATGTCCAAGCTGAATCAAACCTAGAGGGAAGATGTGCTCAATATGAACCAAGAGAAGACAGGCATA CATTGACATTACAAGACCCAGGATCGCTAGTAGTACAACTGAATTGTGCATATGACGAGTCACCTGCATCCACTCCAGAAGGACATCATAAAAGAATACTTCGCactg gTGAGAGTGCAAGAATGAGTATACATGCTAACAAAGGTGTTGGAGGTGACGTGTCTGACAATTTTGCTGGAAAAG GCCAGTCTTGGCCTCCAGAAGAGGTAAACATCACGTTGTTTCCAGACAGTTCAAAAAATTCACAGGCTGGTTCAAGAGTGGAATTTCATTGCACAGTGAGAGGATGTCAACAAGTGCTTTATCGGTGGTTTAAAGATGGGCAAGAGTTACCGGGAAAAGATAATTCTACCCTTATTCTTGATCCACTCGAAGTTCGGCACTTTGGCTTTTATTATTGTGAAGTGAGAAGAGGCAAAAGCCATGAATTAAGTTCCGTGGATTCGAAATTGGTAGAGCTCGACGTCACACCAGCTGGAGGAAAAA GCTACAGAAGGCTAGCAGAGGTTTTTGACAGTGATTTAAATTTAAGAGAGACCGTGGCAAATACGCTTGAGGAGGAGATCGGTTTATGCAGGAAAGCATACAGACAAGTTGCATTCCAGTACAAGATGAAAGGTATTGATCGCCTTGAGCGATGCAAAAATCCAGGAGAAGCCGTCCTTGACTTTCTAAAATCAACCCAACCGGACTTAACTGTTTACCACTTCTGTAAGGTACTCAAGGACGAAAATATAAGACGGCTTGATATTGTAAATAAATTGTTAGATTACCTTATCTGA
- the LOC136916687 gene encoding uncharacterized protein isoform X1 has translation MNQLASLLSVWSLCCCFQENLIESFIPECASGQMTVQWPNGTFKQCLHCEHCHPGRGLYPHKCGDTVTFPAKIECKKCDSGKTYSDTYDSSRCKLCHSCAEHEDVTKNCTLSSDTKCNKTCNSDYFFNKPQQGCKRCSYCCLDGKDEEQPQCINKGLKAVNRYCSPRPDRSCNPSTPKGSVIPTESRSSPKHLNEPTSQQNGKIVWILSCVGTALLLGLIILLCYLWRKTRNTGNGQNNVQAESNLEGRCAQYEPREDRHTLTLQDPGSLVVQLNCAYDESPASTPEGHHKRILRTAGESARMSIHANKGVGGDVSDNFAGKGIINEFDNVISSSFIQGQSWPPEEVNITLFPDSSKNSQAGSRVEFHCTVRGCQQVLYRWFKDGQELPGKDNSTLILDPLEVRHFGFYYCEVRRGKSHELSSVDSKLVELDVTPAGGKSYRRLAEVFDSDLNLRETVANTLEEEIGLCRKAYRQVAFQYKMKGIDRLERCKNPGEAVLDFLKSTQPDLTVYHFCKVLKDENIRRLDIVNKLLDYLI, from the exons ATGAACCAGCTCGCCAGCTTGTTGTCTGTCTGGAGTTTATGTTGCTGCTTTCAAGAG AATTTGATTGAGAGTTTCATCCCCGAGTGTGCATCAGGCCAAATGACAGTCCAGTGGCCAAATGGTACCTTTAAACAATGTTTGCATTGTGAGCATTGTCACCCAGGCCGTGGATTGTACCCACACAAATGTGGTGACACTGTAACATTTCCAGCaaaaattgagtgcaaaaaatGTGACAGTGGAAAGACATATTCAGACACATATGACAGTAGCAGGTGTAAGCTCTGTCACTCATGCGCAGAGCATGAGGATGTAACAAAAAATTGCACCCTCAGCTCAGACACTAAATGCAATAAGACTTGCAACTCTGACTATTTCTTCAACAAGCCACAGCAGGGTTGCAAAAGGTGTTCTTACTGTTGTTTGGATGGCAAGGATGAGGAACAACCGCAGTGCATCAATAAGGGATTAAAAGCTGTTAATCGTTATTGCAGTCCCAGACCAGATCGCTCATGTAACCCAAGTACTCCAAAAGGTTCAGTGATACCTACTGAATCAAGGAGTTCACCTAAGCATCTGAATGAGCCAACATCGCaacaaaatggcaaaattgtgtGGATACTGTCATGTGTGGGAACTGCCTTATTGCTTGGACTGATCATTCTCCTCTGTTATCTATGGAGGAAGACCAGGAACACAGGGAATGGACAAAATAATGTCCAAGCTGAATCAAACCTAGAGGGAAGATGTGCTCAATATGAACCAAGAGAAGACAGGCATA CATTGACATTACAAGACCCAGGATCGCTAGTAGTACAACTGAATTGTGCATATGACGAGTCACCTGCATCCACTCCAGAAGGACATCATAAAAGAATACTTCGCactg caggTGAGAGTGCAAGAATGAGTATACATGCTAACAAAGGTGTTGGAGGTGACGTGTCTGACAATTTTGCTGGAAAAG GAATCATCAATGAATTTGACAATGTTATTTCATCTTCTTTCATTCAAGGCCAGTCTTGGCCTCCAGAAGAGGTAAACATCACGTTGTTTCCAGACAGTTCAAAAAATTCACAGGCTGGTTCAAGAGTGGAATTTCATTGCACAGTGAGAGGATGTCAACAAGTGCTTTATCGGTGGTTTAAAGATGGGCAAGAGTTACCGGGAAAAGATAATTCTACCCTTATTCTTGATCCACTCGAAGTTCGGCACTTTGGCTTTTATTATTGTGAAGTGAGAAGAGGCAAAAGCCATGAATTAAGTTCCGTGGATTCGAAATTGGTAGAGCTCGACGTCACACCAGCTGGAGGAAAAA GCTACAGAAGGCTAGCAGAGGTTTTTGACAGTGATTTAAATTTAAGAGAGACCGTGGCAAATACGCTTGAGGAGGAGATCGGTTTATGCAGGAAAGCATACAGACAAGTTGCATTCCAGTACAAGATGAAAGGTATTGATCGCCTTGAGCGATGCAAAAATCCAGGAGAAGCCGTCCTTGACTTTCTAAAATCAACCCAACCGGACTTAACTGTTTACCACTTCTGTAAGGTACTCAAGGACGAAAATATAAGACGGCTTGATATTGTAAATAAATTGTTAGATTACCTTATCTGA
- the LOC136916687 gene encoding uncharacterized protein isoform X2, translating into MNQLASLLSVWSLCCCFQENLIESFIPECASGQMTVQWPNGTFKQCLHCEHCHPGRGLYPHKCGDTVTFPAKIECKKCDSGKTYSDTYDSSRCKLCHSCAEHEDVTKNCTLSSDTKCNKTCNSDYFFNKPQQGCKRCSYCCLDGKDEEQPQCINKGLKAVNRYCSPRPDRSCNPSTPKGSVIPTESRSSPKHLNEPTSQQNGKIVWILSCVGTALLLGLIILLCYLWRKTRNTGNGQNNVQAESNLEGRCAQYEPREDRHTLTLQDPGSLVVQLNCAYDESPASTPEGHHKRILRTGESARMSIHANKGVGGDVSDNFAGKGIINEFDNVISSSFIQGQSWPPEEVNITLFPDSSKNSQAGSRVEFHCTVRGCQQVLYRWFKDGQELPGKDNSTLILDPLEVRHFGFYYCEVRRGKSHELSSVDSKLVELDVTPAGGKSYRRLAEVFDSDLNLRETVANTLEEEIGLCRKAYRQVAFQYKMKGIDRLERCKNPGEAVLDFLKSTQPDLTVYHFCKVLKDENIRRLDIVNKLLDYLI; encoded by the exons ATGAACCAGCTCGCCAGCTTGTTGTCTGTCTGGAGTTTATGTTGCTGCTTTCAAGAG AATTTGATTGAGAGTTTCATCCCCGAGTGTGCATCAGGCCAAATGACAGTCCAGTGGCCAAATGGTACCTTTAAACAATGTTTGCATTGTGAGCATTGTCACCCAGGCCGTGGATTGTACCCACACAAATGTGGTGACACTGTAACATTTCCAGCaaaaattgagtgcaaaaaatGTGACAGTGGAAAGACATATTCAGACACATATGACAGTAGCAGGTGTAAGCTCTGTCACTCATGCGCAGAGCATGAGGATGTAACAAAAAATTGCACCCTCAGCTCAGACACTAAATGCAATAAGACTTGCAACTCTGACTATTTCTTCAACAAGCCACAGCAGGGTTGCAAAAGGTGTTCTTACTGTTGTTTGGATGGCAAGGATGAGGAACAACCGCAGTGCATCAATAAGGGATTAAAAGCTGTTAATCGTTATTGCAGTCCCAGACCAGATCGCTCATGTAACCCAAGTACTCCAAAAGGTTCAGTGATACCTACTGAATCAAGGAGTTCACCTAAGCATCTGAATGAGCCAACATCGCaacaaaatggcaaaattgtgtGGATACTGTCATGTGTGGGAACTGCCTTATTGCTTGGACTGATCATTCTCCTCTGTTATCTATGGAGGAAGACCAGGAACACAGGGAATGGACAAAATAATGTCCAAGCTGAATCAAACCTAGAGGGAAGATGTGCTCAATATGAACCAAGAGAAGACAGGCATA CATTGACATTACAAGACCCAGGATCGCTAGTAGTACAACTGAATTGTGCATATGACGAGTCACCTGCATCCACTCCAGAAGGACATCATAAAAGAATACTTCGCactg gTGAGAGTGCAAGAATGAGTATACATGCTAACAAAGGTGTTGGAGGTGACGTGTCTGACAATTTTGCTGGAAAAG GAATCATCAATGAATTTGACAATGTTATTTCATCTTCTTTCATTCAAGGCCAGTCTTGGCCTCCAGAAGAGGTAAACATCACGTTGTTTCCAGACAGTTCAAAAAATTCACAGGCTGGTTCAAGAGTGGAATTTCATTGCACAGTGAGAGGATGTCAACAAGTGCTTTATCGGTGGTTTAAAGATGGGCAAGAGTTACCGGGAAAAGATAATTCTACCCTTATTCTTGATCCACTCGAAGTTCGGCACTTTGGCTTTTATTATTGTGAAGTGAGAAGAGGCAAAAGCCATGAATTAAGTTCCGTGGATTCGAAATTGGTAGAGCTCGACGTCACACCAGCTGGAGGAAAAA GCTACAGAAGGCTAGCAGAGGTTTTTGACAGTGATTTAAATTTAAGAGAGACCGTGGCAAATACGCTTGAGGAGGAGATCGGTTTATGCAGGAAAGCATACAGACAAGTTGCATTCCAGTACAAGATGAAAGGTATTGATCGCCTTGAGCGATGCAAAAATCCAGGAGAAGCCGTCCTTGACTTTCTAAAATCAACCCAACCGGACTTAACTGTTTACCACTTCTGTAAGGTACTCAAGGACGAAAATATAAGACGGCTTGATATTGTAAATAAATTGTTAGATTACCTTATCTGA
- the LOC136916687 gene encoding uncharacterized protein isoform X6: MNQLASLLSVWSLCCCFQENLIESFIPECASGQMTVQWPNGTFKQCLHCEHCHPGRGLYPHKCGDTVTFPAKIECKKCDSGKTYSDTYDSSRCKLCHSCAEHEDVTKNCTLSSDTKCNKTCNSDYFFNKPQQGCKRCSYCCLDGKDEEQPQCINKGLKAVNRYCSPRPDRSCNPSTPKGSVIPTESRSSPKHLNEPTSQQNGKIVWILSCVGTALLLGLIILLCYLWRKTRNTGNGQNNVQAESNLEGRCAQYEPREDRHTLTLQDPGSLVVQLNCAYDESPASTPEGHHKRILRTAGESARMSIHANKGVGGDVSDNFAGKGQSWPPEEVNITLFPDSSKNSQAGSRVEFHCTVRGCQQVLYRWFKDGQELPGKDNSTLILDPLEVRHFGFYYCEVRRGKSHELSSVDSKLVELDVTPAGGKSYRRLAEVFDSDLNLRETVANTLEEEIGLCRKAYRQVAFQYKMKALRVCCLLSGNSQT, encoded by the exons ATGAACCAGCTCGCCAGCTTGTTGTCTGTCTGGAGTTTATGTTGCTGCTTTCAAGAG AATTTGATTGAGAGTTTCATCCCCGAGTGTGCATCAGGCCAAATGACAGTCCAGTGGCCAAATGGTACCTTTAAACAATGTTTGCATTGTGAGCATTGTCACCCAGGCCGTGGATTGTACCCACACAAATGTGGTGACACTGTAACATTTCCAGCaaaaattgagtgcaaaaaatGTGACAGTGGAAAGACATATTCAGACACATATGACAGTAGCAGGTGTAAGCTCTGTCACTCATGCGCAGAGCATGAGGATGTAACAAAAAATTGCACCCTCAGCTCAGACACTAAATGCAATAAGACTTGCAACTCTGACTATTTCTTCAACAAGCCACAGCAGGGTTGCAAAAGGTGTTCTTACTGTTGTTTGGATGGCAAGGATGAGGAACAACCGCAGTGCATCAATAAGGGATTAAAAGCTGTTAATCGTTATTGCAGTCCCAGACCAGATCGCTCATGTAACCCAAGTACTCCAAAAGGTTCAGTGATACCTACTGAATCAAGGAGTTCACCTAAGCATCTGAATGAGCCAACATCGCaacaaaatggcaaaattgtgtGGATACTGTCATGTGTGGGAACTGCCTTATTGCTTGGACTGATCATTCTCCTCTGTTATCTATGGAGGAAGACCAGGAACACAGGGAATGGACAAAATAATGTCCAAGCTGAATCAAACCTAGAGGGAAGATGTGCTCAATATGAACCAAGAGAAGACAGGCATA CATTGACATTACAAGACCCAGGATCGCTAGTAGTACAACTGAATTGTGCATATGACGAGTCACCTGCATCCACTCCAGAAGGACATCATAAAAGAATACTTCGCactg caggTGAGAGTGCAAGAATGAGTATACATGCTAACAAAGGTGTTGGAGGTGACGTGTCTGACAATTTTGCTGGAAAAG GCCAGTCTTGGCCTCCAGAAGAGGTAAACATCACGTTGTTTCCAGACAGTTCAAAAAATTCACAGGCTGGTTCAAGAGTGGAATTTCATTGCACAGTGAGAGGATGTCAACAAGTGCTTTATCGGTGGTTTAAAGATGGGCAAGAGTTACCGGGAAAAGATAATTCTACCCTTATTCTTGATCCACTCGAAGTTCGGCACTTTGGCTTTTATTATTGTGAAGTGAGAAGAGGCAAAAGCCATGAATTAAGTTCCGTGGATTCGAAATTGGTAGAGCTCGACGTCACACCAGCTGGAGGAAAAA GCTACAGAAGGCTAGCAGAGGTTTTTGACAGTGATTTAAATTTAAGAGAGACCGTGGCAAATACGCTTGAGGAGGAGATCGGTTTATGCAGGAAAGCATACAGACAAGTTGCATTCCAGTACAAGATGAAAG ccCTCCGCGTTTGCTGCCTCCTAAGCGGAAATTCCCAGACATGA
- the LOC136916687 gene encoding uncharacterized protein isoform X7 has protein sequence MNQLASLLSVWSLCCCFQENLIESFIPECASGQMTVQWPNGTFKQCLHCEHCHPGRGLYPHKCGDTVTFPAKIECKKCDSGKTYSDTYDSSRCKLCHSCAEHEDVTKNCTLSSDTKCNKTCNSDYFFNKPQQGCKRCSYCCLDGKDEEQPQCINKGLKAVNRYCSPRPDRSCNPSTPKGSVIPTESRSSPKHLNEPTSQQNGKIVWILSCVGTALLLGLIILLCYLWRKTRNTGNGQNNVQAESNLEGRCAQYEPREDRHTLTLQDPGSLVVQLNCAYDESPASTPEGHHKRILRTGESARMSIHANKGVGGDVSDNFAGKGQSWPPEEVNITLFPDSSKNSQAGSRVEFHCTVRGCQQVLYRWFKDGQELPGKDNSTLILDPLEVRHFGFYYCEVRRGKSHELSSVDSKLVELDVTPAGGKSYRRLAEVFDSDLNLRETVANTLEEEIGLCRKAYRQVAFQYKMKALRVCCLLSGNSQT, from the exons ATGAACCAGCTCGCCAGCTTGTTGTCTGTCTGGAGTTTATGTTGCTGCTTTCAAGAG AATTTGATTGAGAGTTTCATCCCCGAGTGTGCATCAGGCCAAATGACAGTCCAGTGGCCAAATGGTACCTTTAAACAATGTTTGCATTGTGAGCATTGTCACCCAGGCCGTGGATTGTACCCACACAAATGTGGTGACACTGTAACATTTCCAGCaaaaattgagtgcaaaaaatGTGACAGTGGAAAGACATATTCAGACACATATGACAGTAGCAGGTGTAAGCTCTGTCACTCATGCGCAGAGCATGAGGATGTAACAAAAAATTGCACCCTCAGCTCAGACACTAAATGCAATAAGACTTGCAACTCTGACTATTTCTTCAACAAGCCACAGCAGGGTTGCAAAAGGTGTTCTTACTGTTGTTTGGATGGCAAGGATGAGGAACAACCGCAGTGCATCAATAAGGGATTAAAAGCTGTTAATCGTTATTGCAGTCCCAGACCAGATCGCTCATGTAACCCAAGTACTCCAAAAGGTTCAGTGATACCTACTGAATCAAGGAGTTCACCTAAGCATCTGAATGAGCCAACATCGCaacaaaatggcaaaattgtgtGGATACTGTCATGTGTGGGAACTGCCTTATTGCTTGGACTGATCATTCTCCTCTGTTATCTATGGAGGAAGACCAGGAACACAGGGAATGGACAAAATAATGTCCAAGCTGAATCAAACCTAGAGGGAAGATGTGCTCAATATGAACCAAGAGAAGACAGGCATA CATTGACATTACAAGACCCAGGATCGCTAGTAGTACAACTGAATTGTGCATATGACGAGTCACCTGCATCCACTCCAGAAGGACATCATAAAAGAATACTTCGCactg gTGAGAGTGCAAGAATGAGTATACATGCTAACAAAGGTGTTGGAGGTGACGTGTCTGACAATTTTGCTGGAAAAG GCCAGTCTTGGCCTCCAGAAGAGGTAAACATCACGTTGTTTCCAGACAGTTCAAAAAATTCACAGGCTGGTTCAAGAGTGGAATTTCATTGCACAGTGAGAGGATGTCAACAAGTGCTTTATCGGTGGTTTAAAGATGGGCAAGAGTTACCGGGAAAAGATAATTCTACCCTTATTCTTGATCCACTCGAAGTTCGGCACTTTGGCTTTTATTATTGTGAAGTGAGAAGAGGCAAAAGCCATGAATTAAGTTCCGTGGATTCGAAATTGGTAGAGCTCGACGTCACACCAGCTGGAGGAAAAA GCTACAGAAGGCTAGCAGAGGTTTTTGACAGTGATTTAAATTTAAGAGAGACCGTGGCAAATACGCTTGAGGAGGAGATCGGTTTATGCAGGAAAGCATACAGACAAGTTGCATTCCAGTACAAGATGAAAG ccCTCCGCGTTTGCTGCCTCCTAAGCGGAAATTCCCAGACATGA
- the LOC136916687 gene encoding uncharacterized protein isoform X5, with the protein MNQLASLLSVWSLCCCFQENLIESFIPECASGQMTVQWPNGTFKQCLHCEHCHPGRGLYPHKCGDTVTFPAKIECKKCDSGKTYSDTYDSSRCKLCHSCAEHEDVTKNCTLSSDTKCNKTCNSDYFFNKPQQGCKRCSYCCLDGKDEEQPQCINKGLKAVNRYCSPRPDRSCNPSTPKGSVIPTESRSSPKHLNEPTSQQNGKIVWILSCVGTALLLGLIILLCYLWRKTRNTGNGQNNVQAESNLEGRCAQYEPREDRHTLTLQDPGSLVVQLNCAYDESPASTPEGHHKRILRTAGESARMSIHANKGVGGDVSDNFAGKGIINEFDNVISSSFIQGQSWPPEEVNITLFPDSSKNSQAGSRVEFHCTVRGCQQVLYRWFKDGQELPGKDNSTLILDPLEVRHFGFYYCEVRRGKSHELSSVDSKLVELDVTPAGGKSYRRLAEVFDSDLNLRETVANTLEEEIGLCRKAYRQVAFQYKMKALRVCCLLSGNSQT; encoded by the exons ATGAACCAGCTCGCCAGCTTGTTGTCTGTCTGGAGTTTATGTTGCTGCTTTCAAGAG AATTTGATTGAGAGTTTCATCCCCGAGTGTGCATCAGGCCAAATGACAGTCCAGTGGCCAAATGGTACCTTTAAACAATGTTTGCATTGTGAGCATTGTCACCCAGGCCGTGGATTGTACCCACACAAATGTGGTGACACTGTAACATTTCCAGCaaaaattgagtgcaaaaaatGTGACAGTGGAAAGACATATTCAGACACATATGACAGTAGCAGGTGTAAGCTCTGTCACTCATGCGCAGAGCATGAGGATGTAACAAAAAATTGCACCCTCAGCTCAGACACTAAATGCAATAAGACTTGCAACTCTGACTATTTCTTCAACAAGCCACAGCAGGGTTGCAAAAGGTGTTCTTACTGTTGTTTGGATGGCAAGGATGAGGAACAACCGCAGTGCATCAATAAGGGATTAAAAGCTGTTAATCGTTATTGCAGTCCCAGACCAGATCGCTCATGTAACCCAAGTACTCCAAAAGGTTCAGTGATACCTACTGAATCAAGGAGTTCACCTAAGCATCTGAATGAGCCAACATCGCaacaaaatggcaaaattgtgtGGATACTGTCATGTGTGGGAACTGCCTTATTGCTTGGACTGATCATTCTCCTCTGTTATCTATGGAGGAAGACCAGGAACACAGGGAATGGACAAAATAATGTCCAAGCTGAATCAAACCTAGAGGGAAGATGTGCTCAATATGAACCAAGAGAAGACAGGCATA CATTGACATTACAAGACCCAGGATCGCTAGTAGTACAACTGAATTGTGCATATGACGAGTCACCTGCATCCACTCCAGAAGGACATCATAAAAGAATACTTCGCactg caggTGAGAGTGCAAGAATGAGTATACATGCTAACAAAGGTGTTGGAGGTGACGTGTCTGACAATTTTGCTGGAAAAG GAATCATCAATGAATTTGACAATGTTATTTCATCTTCTTTCATTCAAGGCCAGTCTTGGCCTCCAGAAGAGGTAAACATCACGTTGTTTCCAGACAGTTCAAAAAATTCACAGGCTGGTTCAAGAGTGGAATTTCATTGCACAGTGAGAGGATGTCAACAAGTGCTTTATCGGTGGTTTAAAGATGGGCAAGAGTTACCGGGAAAAGATAATTCTACCCTTATTCTTGATCCACTCGAAGTTCGGCACTTTGGCTTTTATTATTGTGAAGTGAGAAGAGGCAAAAGCCATGAATTAAGTTCCGTGGATTCGAAATTGGTAGAGCTCGACGTCACACCAGCTGGAGGAAAAA GCTACAGAAGGCTAGCAGAGGTTTTTGACAGTGATTTAAATTTAAGAGAGACCGTGGCAAATACGCTTGAGGAGGAGATCGGTTTATGCAGGAAAGCATACAGACAAGTTGCATTCCAGTACAAGATGAAAG ccCTCCGCGTTTGCTGCCTCCTAAGCGGAAATTCCCAGACATGA